One Dysidea avara chromosome 8, odDysAvar1.4, whole genome shotgun sequence genomic window, CGAACAAAAAATACAGGTACCTGAAACTACGATCagaatttattctaaataatgctctaTTGCAAAATTCGCTGTAATATCACTGGGCTTAGCAGGGCTTAGTAGATGAAACGACTTCTTCACTATTGAATTACTATTTCTGACAATAAATACAACGATAATCTTCACGGCGTACTAGAACTAAACCCTATGGtaaaatgtacagtacgcaTACGTCACGCAATTATCGTGAcgtcatgtcctacctcctctgtGTGCCAATGGCTCTGTCATATGTATTTGTGTCAATGGGCACTGTCATATGTATTTTGCCAATGGGCTCTGTCATATGTATTTGTGCCAAATACATGTTGATGTGAAATGGATATACAAAAACACATACAAAGAGGGGTAGTTATAAAAGCTgaaatggaatggaatggaatggaaccaATCGGGACACACCAAGTAGAAAAATTGTTTTTAACAGATTGTGCAGCatttccaactgtcacacagTAGCTATAATTGCGCTAGAGTCAGTTTGCTTCTACTTATAATATAAGCATGCTAAGAATCGCTCACTCTAAGTtactatttaatgcccaccataTGGCATGTTGTCTTAACAATCCATCATgttctgtttaatcctgatgtagaattacTTTGttatcattctaaaaggtaaagTTAATAGTATTTTCACAGTTGTGTCCAAACCTTTAGTAACAGTGAAGCCAGTTTTCTGAAGTGTGACAGGAACCCGTTCAAGTACACACTAGCATAAGCAATCGATTATCGGCCAGGTTGTATTCCAACATACGGAATTCTCGTTTAGAGCAAGATATGCACAAACTTTTTACACCCAGCGATAGGCAATTTGATACCCTAGGCGTCCACAACGTACCAGCTCCCCAGGTACTGGTGTTCTTCAGTAGCATTCGGCCAAAGACACAGTGTATGGCATCAATTATTGATTGTCAACGTCGTTTATCATCCACTTGTTAACTTGCGTACATCAATTATCGTCCGGTTTGAGGTATTTCACTTGGCATTCCCACACAATTCAAAACTAAATCTTGCCAATAGTACAAAATAGTCTACCAGTACTAATTGTAATTCCAACAAAATTTCAAGTAAGTCTTATGCGAGATTTTTGAAATACAGTTAAATcaatttctaataaaacatacacttcaGTATTTTAATGCTTTAAACACATTTTAAAACAAATTACGTAGACTAATATTTCATCCAGGATGTTACAAAGGTCAGCACAGTAATCCTGGTGCCACTGTGAAGAGACATAGCTAACTTGCTTCCTGCTGTATGGCAATGTAACCAATGCCGTACAAGCTATTCGTCTTTAAGTAATAACCAACAACCTCTATCCATTGTGTATGGGATACTTATTCACTATGTACACCTTGCTTCTGAGTAGTGTAACATATCTTCAACACTTGACAGCATGTGACAAGCCTCCAACCTCTAAAACCAAGTGTGCTGTAGTCAATGGTGCCTGAAAGTGGgtgtaatttattttacaaaCACTCCCTTGCTTTTGTAATCAATTCTCCTGCTGGTTAGGTAGTCTTATAAGACTTTACTTTGATTCTCCAAACTTTCTAAGCTATTTCCTCCTATGTATTTCCATGCTCATCACTTCCAACTGTTACAGAGGGTCCTTTCGCCTTCTTTGCCCACATAAATGATCAGAAATGGCTGTCTCTCTACAGCAACTAATCTATCGTGGTTAAAACTACCTTCAACAGTACAAAGGACACGAATTCCAAGTCCTATCAGGGGTGACTTCTTTGTAAACAGACGCGTGTATGTGTAAAGAAACATTATTCCACTGGGAAGGGTGATTATTCCGGCAGAGTCAATCACTAGAGCCTTTTGAATTACTGCAGTCAGTCTCTTCTTACATCGAACATTGTGTGTAAGGGTCAGTGTGCACTACAACAACAGAAACAACACGGATGAAGTTCAGTACGCTACTAATACCGTTTTCATGCCAAGAATAACAAACTACCGCATACAAAATAAGTCAGAAACAAACCTGTCGTCATTCACCAACAATACAACGTGACAGAAGTTGATTTAAACTGCTAGAACAGCAAAAAAAGACAGCACGTGGTTGCTTAGTTTAGCAAAATTCCATTTTTGAATCCGGATTCTATACAATGATAATAGATGTTGAGTTGGCCGATAATAGACGTCGGTcgataattgattgcttacactAATTGTTATTGTATACATGCATCATAAGTACAGTCACCTGATGTTGTAGTTTGTTTTTGTGCGTGGCAGACAATATTTGTATTCATTTAATCTGTCGACTGTGTTTGTCTTCTCTAGACCACCTACCGCGGGGTTACTGAAGTCTGCCAACATTTGCAATGATTTTTAAGAGAGTTAAACCTCACTGAGTATGTGTTAGTGAATTGTATATTTACAGTggttacaaaataatagtttagtAGGGTAAATGATCATTTTTCAGCATAGGTGATTGTAAAATGGCATTTTTGctgtgggcattaaatagaaacttggAGTGAGCGATTTCTAGCCTGCCTATAAGTACAAGAAAACTAACTCTAACACATACTGTGTGACAGTTGTAAACGGTGCACAATTCTTCGAAAATGATTTTTCAAGTTGACGCGTGCCCTGTTCATTCCATTCTGGTTCCATTTTGCTCCAGCTTGTATAACTACCCCACAAAGAGTGGTTAGATGCTCTAAAGggagtggaatggactactggaatagTGGAATGAAATTTtgtaaagttcaatatcattttttacatccaggTAAGTAGAAATCCTcccccttaagtaagcaaatatgTACGTATTGTAATAGTACATGCGATTTATAATGAAGTATCTTGTAATCATCTACAATGAGAATTATACAAAATTTAAGTCAAAAGTTTGTTGTGGTAGTGCCACATTGCACACTGAACTAAACACGgttataatttttaaattttcagACAAGTGATACAGTATTGAGTCGTACAAGTCAAACAAGTGTTGTACTGAGGAGAAGTATGCTAAAAGGCTGACTccaggggaatcctatttattttcTTGCTTAAGGGGGAGCAGTTGTACTTATttagatttaaaaaaattagtgatattgaactttaaaaaatttcattccaccattccagtagtccattccactgtttacgCACTCCCCTTCTGAAATGTAATCATGAATGCAGTATATGGTAAATCTGtctatgtacgcattgagctggctatcccactagggacttgtgagaaggctaaagcctatgaatacagggagtcataaacatATCACTAAAACGTTGAAAAAtacagaaaaaatcccagacccagtagtgacttgatccccagcaacatgcagtctaggcaagcaCCAAAAGAACCACAACAACCGGAATCTGTGATTttctggatcctcaaaaacatttaatacttatggatgcaattacacacgatcttgaaatttcgctgatttgtagtactgcttgacctgctaaaaatatttcaaaatatttttgttcaaatttttGACAtgatatttacagccaatcaaaattttcatcatacatttcctatggggaagccataaaagtacagtgTCCGTTACAGCCCTTCCCTAAACTTacaatggagccaaaccatacgtgtctgttgttgacacctttgctgtcaccactaatcatctggttggctgataTGTTTAACtatcttgagaaaaaatccacttttaatttttagctgtttttcaggatccagctgcATCCATAAGTATGCCATTTATATGACTTCTATTTGGGTATTGTTTGCACAAGAATGCGTTTGCCATCATTACAAGTGTATATCATTTAGGTGATTTGAGCTATTTCACAAGCACTGACTATTGTCATCAAGTTGATGGATCAACATCAAGGCAGTTGTCATGAGCATTCTCTTGTCAACCTGTTAACACTTCCTACAGAGCTATTAGTTTATATCATCTCATTTTTATCTTCACTACGTGACAGGGTAAAACTGAGATATGTCTCAAGATGGATGAGGCATGTGACTGAAGGAACACCATCACTGTGGAAGGAGTTTGTGTGGCCTTATTATGACAGTCGTGAAGAATGTAGTGTGAAGGAGGTGCTGAAGGTGTGTGGACAACATGTCAAAGTTTTATCCTTCCCTTACTGTAGAGTACCATCAACACTGGTAGAGATGCTACagtattgtagtaatgtacaaCATCTTAGTCTACCATCAACCAAGTTAGATCCTGAACAACTAAAAAAGTCAATAAATCATATGGAATGTCTGCAAACACTAGAACTAAAGGTGGACAATGAAAGGGACATTAAACAATTACTTCTTATTACTGGTCAGTTGAGAGAACTTGCAATaatttcagatggttgtgatcATCTAGAGCTGTTCAAGCTTTGGAAGGAATTAGAATTTAGGCCATCAAATTTGAAAATTTATACTCTAGCAGAGTTATATTATAATTGTACGGTTAACTTGGTGGACTATGCTACTCAACTTACTGATATTCCTACCGGTACTACTGCTAGCTTTAGAGTGTATGACAGATATAGCAAAATACCCTTAATTTTTTCACCTTCATTTCCATATTTTCAACTCAAGGTTGAAGAATCTAGCAAAGTGACCACTACATGTGTTAAACCCAGTGACTTTGGTTTATTGGGATTGGAATATGATTTAGCAATGATGACTGATTGTCAGTATGGTGGAAGGACAATATATATGGTGAAGTATACGTATCATCTTGATTATGGTGTTCTAAGCAAACTCACAGACTCTACGTACATTGTCAAACTGTGTGACCTTGTTTGTGCTACTGATTTTGATATTTCTTCCTGGTCCTCACTTCGTTCTGGTCACTTGGAACAATTAGCTATTGCTTGTCCTAACCTTCAGAGACTCAATTTGAACAGTTGCCGTTGCTGTTTGGAAAGCTTGCAAGGCCTGCAAGCTATTGCTAGTAATTGTTACCACCTAAAGGGACTAAACATAGGTCGTATAAGTGTTTTGAAACTTGAGAATCATATTTTATTGTGGGAAATATTGAGTGATATGAATTTGACCCACTTAACAGTGGATGTTTGTATTCTGAGATCAAAAGTTGCAAACAAGAAAactttgatttgtttgtatcagaaGTGTAGGACTATCAGAGGAATACAGTGTGAGGATTGTGGTTGTAGGAGTTCTAGCAAACTGTCCAATAAAGATCCAGTAACTTTGTCCTATTTTCCATCACtaaattattgttattgttatgtgTATCACAAAAAGCCTACTATGGTACAAGATGTGATTAATAACTGTAAGGAACTCAAATGTTTTTTGTACTCATGTGAACGTCAGCTATCACTGAATGTAGCTCATAACCACAATCTACAACAGTTACGCATTAGTGCATTATGCACTGTTGTTCCTGATGAATTTATGGCCTCAAtttcagctcatggtggactggtacatgtagttATGAATATACGATCTATGACAGCTGAAGGTATAACATCTCTTGTGAGGAATTCTCCTAAACTGATAACATTATATTTGAGTGCTGAAACTATACATCATGTGGATGTAGAAAATTTTAATGTCACTTTGAAAAAATTGTTTTGCAACCGAAGATTATTTACAGCCGGTCACTACATTTTATATGATAATGGGAAAATAAAATTTAGCACTGAATTGATGGATCAAGGCACAGATCTTTTACCACTTTGGTAATTACGTAGATACAACTACTATAGCTGCAGCTTTATGAATTCTATACTAGTGCACTTGACATTTGATTATAACATATTAACATGTATTAGATATGTAGTAACACGAACTAGTTTTTGCAACTATAGTTGTAATTGACTGTGTATATCTTAGTTAGTAGTGTTTTGTGTACAAAATAAGAGTCAATGTGCTGTAAATAGAACATTTGTTGGAAAGCATTGATTAATATTGCTTTACAGATATGTGACCATTATTCACTGCTAATGGTGTTGAGGCATCTATATAAATCTAACAATTGTATAAGGTACATGACAGTAATGGTTGTTACACTCTTATTTCACATGATTTTCAAGCATACATATTAATTACAAAGAATGTTACTAGAAATTTGTGAGTATTAGGTTTGCTAGCAATGGTGAAACCTTATACCTGAAGATTCATGTATAAGTAACAGAGCCATTCTGTTTTAGGCACGGATTATTTTTTGCACAGCACATAGCCATTCCTAATTATATCGAAATGGTTTGTACTGCAGCAGTTTCTATGTACGTAACTACTGAAATTTCTAAATTTCAGGCACTACTATATATatcaaaatgtgaccagatttgcgaaaaagtacctttttcacacacaaaattgacCCATtgtttgaactttgaagcttcataacttttttatccCTGCATATGATTGCCTGAACTTTTCCATGATTGCAGCTACACTATCTGGCTGCACCGTGATACTATGAACAGGTTAATCGGCGTAAGGAATCatatgttacatcattttgtttgctggtatgtaaaatgtgtgccttttcgcaaatccagtcacaaatggttTGTAAGATTATGATCACTGTAGTAACTTAAATGAATGGTTCCttttactttttatttattaagactttaccgcagcacaagtgctgaaggcttTTAGGACACCTGACAGCCTGTctagttgttacagaaagtgtatttgaaaaggtggagaaaggagtcTAGAGAATTCAGAGAGaaaagacacatggtagtgtctcgcaccacaccgtgagtaccACAATATTCATgcttatgtagctctgtgatcccttatctgattggaaccaaatttgctacataaGTGCCAGCCAGGTAGCtataggggagtctacataccaaatttgaagaaaatcgctccagacatTTCCGCAGATATGAGCAACCAAAATTTAGTTTTAattcttcatttttcttcttcatttcgcacactttgcaaaatagCTATCGTTTTGTTCATCCATGTTGAGTCCATAGGCACGTGcctataatgcacctatcaatgtgttgccccactcaccacccccccccccccctttggcataagtggggctttacaggggggattgacatgaaactgttgccccactatggggcatttgatgATCATTCATTAAGCGCCCAAGCATTTCCCcgtgttgcaactggggccaatagtggggatttgatataataggtttgccctactatggggcatttgacattcggctgtgtcaaatccccactatagccccatatattcCCGAGGGGGTtggggtggggcaatacattgataggtgcataagtacTTTGTATTGAAATAATTACTGGGAGAGTCTATTGTGCGCTTATTAACATCAATACCAtaatatagcctaaatattctGAGGGGGAATTTTTTCGCTGATTTCATGGTTTTGAGGGTTATCGGCAAAGATTTTatgccttgaaatatttagacctctgTATAGTCTAATGCATTTTACAAATCTGTTATAGTCTAATGCATTTTGGGAATTTTTAcaaatctgtgaaaattttagcaacattgctcaaccttgaaatatttaggctatacagtgcCGTACTCCCAGATGAGTGACACAGTCAGTGGAGAAGGAACTCAATTTTCAGGATGTGCAGAGGTAAGTAGATTGAATGTTACTTTTGCATGAAACATGTACTGCACATTGCTGGGGCATCATTGTTTTAAACTTAATAGTGCATGTGCCAGAAAATTAAACTCTTCTTACTTTGTACTTTTGCCTCTACAAGAAGTGTTGTGCTGTAACATCTATGCCTCCAGCATAATAGAGTGGGCAGTGAGTATGGTTACCACAATCAGTAATTGACAGTTTATACATCACCACACACTTTGTGTGGTGTAACTGGTGTTGTCATGCTAAATGGTAGCTGGAGCTCTTCAAATTGCATCTCTGTGGAGTGTATAGCGTTGTGTGGTCAGACAACTATTTTTGCCCTTTTTGGGGAAAAGAATCTGGTTCACTTCGAATCTCATACACAGTCGTCTTAACACTATACCTGTTTTATTACATAAACATAAATAAATTGTGACctggcctgtgaaaacagggatGTTGGAGCAAACTGTACCCCTGTCACACATCAGGtgatatctcagtattggataAACATTTGCATCCTGCAACTTGTAATATAAAGCCAATGATAATAAGGGGTAAAAATTGCATGGCTATTGGCATTAAAATATATTAGCaataaaagtttgaaaaattgGTAAATTTCACCTGCCCCACATACCCTGCTTTTTTAGGGGCGGGCACATATAGATACGTGTATTCTGTTCACAAGAGATATACCAGCCAAGGCTAGTATATAGAAGAGTTAACATTAACTTGATGTGTTAAAGAGATAATTTTTGATTAATAACATGACTTAGAGAATTATCTACATGGAACACTAGATTGTAAGGAGACTAGGACCATGTATCTTGATTTCAGTTATAAACACATCAGCCACATTCACTCTATGTATTGATCATTAACAGTTTGTATACAATATACAGTAGCACATAACACtatgtcgtgcagccaagaaatccggcatgagtatattgacaggaagaaagaaaacagccttttcacacatgcatagctccatggctcTTTCTCCAAAGCATAtcgtttttgcattatagctgtccaccaggtgGGACAGGCTACaaagtaaatttgattaaattcgcaacagccatttgtgaaATATGGCCATGggtgttcaaagtttcattttaatttcttcgttttgtTTTCTTATGCCACTCTAGGGCTTCAATTTCTTGTAAAAACTGAagaagtgtaaaatcgcgggattgagatactctaatagagcagtcattgtagggtaaaaaagtgcacaaaatgtcaaaaaagcttaccagagttcgaaccagggacctccgcACCTAATGcccacatccttaaccactgaaccactgttaCGTATCTTGgatgatcacctcacttaatatCTGCttcataaatgaaaattctgCTTATAAATTTATACATTTGTAACTACCAATAGAagcatttataagtctgtcttcaataatcattattgtgtctgtatagaaaagCAAAAAATGTGATTAAAACAAACCCTaaggggccttataaagtacaaaaagaaggaAATCTacacaaaatagccaagctgtgaaaaaatggtgcagccttaaaaaagcctgggtgaaagaagttgtgaaatcaaagatggtggcTAACATGAAaaggctacaatgatgttaatgctaatcaattttaacaatgcatacaGCCATTATTGAAATTTAATAGcattatcattgcagccatttcttggccaccacctaacttttcacctattatgctcttcagtgttcccattatgatTGCTTGCATTgtgctcctaggttaacaacatttcttaccACAATCTTTGAAACTTTAATCAACTATCGCTTtcactattctattagagagtattggtctacatacaatgcatttgagtgctctattgtagTCTGCACTGCtgtattagggagtatcaatctattatTTTTCAAGAAATCAAACTCCATAGTCACCTAATATTATGCTAGCGTTatgcatagcactccagcctgcTATGCTTGCTGGCATACTTGATGCAGGCCTACTACACACTTGTAAAGGGCGCTTGGAGTGACACCTGCACAGTAAaatgaatttcactactaatatCTACCACAGTATTTGCTATTTTTAAACAGTGATGGTCACTACTTGGTTGGTCACTACTTGGTAGTGACCATCACTACATGAGTGACATTTTGTTCACTTATGAGTGAGATCACCTCTCGGTTGAAAATTTATGTTTATTCCTGCTacttgtgtaagttgtgtttaCAGAAATTGCTGTCAGTCTAGCTCTCTATTGCCTTCCAGACAGGTCTTTAAGAAACTAAATCACGTGAAAGGTTAACTGACTTCCAGGAATTTGCAATCATCAGCACAAGATGGAAAATCATGCGTAAGAAATTAAATGCACATGTGTCTCACATGTATTGTGTGAGAGTTGAGGTGTCTGAGGAAggattgttattattattattgaatgGGCTGGAATGCCTTAACAAGGCCACAAGCCTTTGAGTGTACCCATATATGGATTGTTTCCAAAACTCATCTAACCACTGCTTGAATAATACTATGGACAACCAAATTTGGTAAAGGTTAATGGCTCTGTTTGAAAAGAAGTGCTGCTGAACAAGTAACGTCACTTTCAACAACTTAAGCTGGTGGCCTCTGGTGATGTTAGAACTATTGAGTATGAATAATGTAGATGGCTCCATGTCATGGTATCcatttattattttgtaaacTTCAATCAAATAtcccctttgacgtctacagAAGAGTGAATACTGATCTAATTTTTCCAGACGGTTTTCATAAGACAAATGTGATAGACCATGAATATCTTTGACCAGGTATGGGTCCCAAACTTGTACACAGTACTTCAAGTTTGGTTGTACACACATTTTGTATAAAAAGACAAGCATGTTATTTACAGAGTTGATCTTAAAGGCCTTCTGATCAGACCAAGAACCAGGTAAGCTTTTACTGCAGTTCTCTGACAGTGTAAGGATTGCTTTAGATTGTTTGTACATCAGATGCCAAGATAGCCATTTCTAAATCTGTAGACA contains:
- the LOC136264505 gene encoding uncharacterized protein, coding for MDQHQGSCHEHSLVNLLTLPTELLVYIISFLSSLRDRVKLRYVSRWMRHVTEGTPSLWKEFVWPYYDSREECSVKEVLKVCGQHVKVLSFPYCRVPSTLVEMLQYCSNVQHLSLPSTKLDPEQLKKSINHMECLQTLELKVDNERDIKQLLLITGQLRELAIISDGCDHLELFKLWKELEFRPSNLKIYTLAELYYNCTVNLVDYATQLTDIPTGTTASFRVYDRYSKIPLIFSPSFPYFQLKVEESSKVTTTCVKPSDFGLLGLEYDLAMMTDCQYGGRTIYMVKYTYHLDYGVLSKLTDSTYIVKLCDLVCATDFDISSWSSLRSGHLEQLAIACPNLQRLNLNSCRCCLESLQGLQAIASNCYHLKGLNIGRISVLKLENHILLWEILSDMNLTHLTVDVCILRSKVANKKTLICLYQKCRTIRGIQCEDCGCRSSSKLSNKDPVTLSYFPSLNYCYCYVYHKKPTMVQDVINNCKELKCFLYSCERQLSLNVAHNHNLQQLRISALCTVVPDEFMASISAHGGLVHVVMNIRSMTAEGITSLVRNSPKLITLYLSAETIHHVDVENFNVTLKKLFCNRRLFTAGHYILYDNGKIKFSTELMDQGTDLLPLW